The nucleotide sequence TTTTACTGTAATTTTGCATTTTGCAACAGCATTAAGTACTTTGCTGGTCTTTAGAAAAGACGTGGTGGAAATATTTAAAGGACTGCTGAAGTTTTCCTGGAACGAAGAAACAAAATTCACGGTCAAGATCATAATTTCCATGCTTCCCGCTATAGTGATAGGACTGCTTTTTGAAGAACAATTGGAAGCGTTTTTTGGAGGAAATATTGCTTTCGTAGGTGCCATGCTTATCGTAACAGCCATTTTATTGTGGCTTGCAGACCGGGCAAAGCATACTGGCAAGAAAGTTTCTTTTACCAATGCACTCATCATAGGCATCTCACAAGCCATTGCTATGTTACCGGGAATTTCTCGAAGTGGTGCCACTATTTCTACTTCGGTACTATTGGGCAATGACAAAAGTAAAGCAGCACGGTTTTCCTTTTTAATGGTAGTTCCACTTATCTTCGGAAAGATCGCAAAGGATGTGTTAGGCGGTGAATTAACTGTTGAAAACACGAATATAATGGTGGTGGGAGCCGGTTTTGTCGCAGCTTTTATTTGCGGATTGATCGCCTGTACATGGATGATCGCTCTGGTGCGAAAAAGCAAACTATCCTACTTTGCCGTATACTGTATTTTAATAGGAATCGCAGCTATTGCCGTAAGCTTTTTTCAATAATGACCGCTGAAGACTATAAGGAAGGGCAACTAATACTTATCGACAAACCATTGGAGTGGACCTCATTTCAGGTGGTGAACAAAGTACGCTGGCTGCTTAAAAAGGAATTCGGATTAAAAAAAATAAAAGTGGGTCATGCCGGAACGCTTGATCCCCTGGCAAGTGGTTTGTTGATCCTTTGTGTTGGGAAATTCACTAAAAAGATAGATACCTATCAGGCACAGGAAAAGGAATACACTGGTACCATTACCTTGGGTGCCACTACCCCCAGTTACGATCTGGAAACTGAAATTGATGAGACCTTCGATATTTCCCAGATCACTGAAGAAAATATCCTGAATACGGCCACCCTTTTTACCGGAGAAATTGAACAGCAACCCCCGGTTTTTTCAGCCCTAAAAAAAGAAGGAAAACGATTGTACGAATTTGCAAGAGCAGGTGAAGATGTAGAAATCCCAAAAAGAAAGATCCATATTTCGACCTTCGAAATAACCGATATCAATCTCCCGGATGTAACTTTCAGAGTGGTTTGCAGTAAAGGAACCTACATTCGGTCCCTTGCTCATGATTTTGGAAAGGCTTTAAATAATGGCGGCCATCTTTCAGCATTAAGACGCACCCGAATTGGGGACTATACCGTTAATAATGCGCAAACTATAACATCCTTTGAAACGGAACTCAGGCGTTAAATTACCTATAAAATTGCCTCGTTTTTACGGTTTTTCAGCAAAATTTTCGGTACTTGTGCCTATGAATTTCAATTATTCATATCGTGCCTTTTTGATCACGTCCCTTCTTTTTGGCATTTTATTCCTGCTTATGTACAGCATAAAACTCAAGAGTAAAGTGGAGGAGGAAGTGCCTAAATACGATATTGAATATGCCGAGGAGATCCTTCAGGAGGTACTGGAAGAAGAAGAGAAGGAACTCGCCATTGCTTCAGAAAAAATGAATATTGAGACCAACCGTGCCTATAATGAAGCCGAACAATATATTTCGAAGGTAGAAAACGACCGCGAGGACGTTGAAACAACTACCGAAGAAAAACTCACCGAGATCGATGAAGCCATTGGAAGTACTTCGGAAAATGAAAACAGCATCGCCGAGGCAAAAGAAAAGATAAGATCTACCCGGGAAAAGCTGGAAGCATTAAAAAAAGCCAATGAAAAAAAGTCCACTGCATCCGGAGCTAACCGTAAAACTGCAATTAGTTACCGACTTGTAGACCGAAGAGCGATCTATTTACCCAATCCTGTGTACACTTGTGAAGGCGGCGGAAAGATCGTCCTTAATATGGAAGTAAACGAAAGAGGAAAGATCACCAAACTTACCTATAATAAAAATCTCTCCACAACAACCAATGGCTGTCTTATCGACAGTGCCATGGAATATGCCAATGAGGCCTCTTTTACCACGGCTCCCGGAAAAGACAAGCAGTTGGGAACCATTACCTATAACTTTCCCGGACAATACTAACATTTCCCGGTTTCTCAGTATATTTAGGTGCTAATACTTACCAATGATAAAAAAAAGATGTTCCTGGTGCGGGGATGATCCCTTGTACGTAGCTTATCACGACGAAGAATGGGGCGTTCCGGTTTTCGATGACCAAATGCTATTCGAATTTTTAATTCTTGAAACCTTTCAAGCCGGACTGAGCTGGATCACTGTTTTGAGAAAACGTGAAAACTTTAGAAAGGCTTTCGATCACTTTGACTATAATAAAGTAGCCAAGTACAACGAAGGAAAAATAACTTCACTTTTACAAGATGTGGGAATAATTAGAAACAAGTTAAAAGTAAGGGCAGCCGTAACTAATGCACAAGCATTTATAAAAATACAAGAGGAATTCGGAAGTTTCAGTGACTATATCTGGGGATTTATAGATGGAAAGCCTATAAAGAACACCATTAAAGACATGTCACAAATTCCCGCCAATACACCCCTTAGTGATACCCTTAGTGCAGATTTAAAGAAGCGCGGATTTAAGTTTGTTGGAACCACTGTGGTATATGCTCATATGCAAGCCACAGGCATGGTAAATGACCATGTCGTGGATTGTTTTCGTTACCATGAGGTCTAAACTAATTGGAGACGCTTACCGATACGTAGTCGTTCGGGCTTTTATCAAGTTTAAGGGCTTTTAAGGTCTGCTTGTAGCGAAACAATAATGTTTCGTCTGTTGTCTTCTCGATGTCGAATAATTTTTCGAACCACTTTTTTGCCTTAACGTGATTGTTCTTAAAATAATGTGCGTTGGCCAATTCTTTGTAGATATAAGCCGTACCATAACCTTCTTTTACCACTTGTTCGTAAACAACGGTAACATCTACATCTTTGTTCACATCTGTTTTTACAGTCGCTTCAGATTGTGAAAAAGATGTCACAGAAGTACATAAAAATGCAACTAAAATAAGCAGGGAAAATGTTCTCATAATTTGGGGTGTAAGAATTTTCGTATGTAAATATTCTTCTTACACCGATAATAATCAAATTTATTCGTTCAAATGCATTTTAATCGGTTGTGTGTCACTTTAAAACAGTAATTTAACAAAACTATTACATTTAAAACGAAAAAAGAGGCGAGGAGTTTTCTTACTTATGGAATAGAAGCAAAGAAATAACGAATGACTACGGAAAAAACAGCTTCTGTTTACTACTAATTATTTACTAAGAAAATGTGTGCGTTCTAAGCACGCACATGATATTTCTTTATAGCCGTACTACCTTTTTAGTGACCACTCCAAAATCACCTTCAAACGTCACAAATAGGGTGCCTTTCCAATTTGCATTGAGGTCCAGTGTGATTGTTCCGTTTCCATTGGCAATCGCTGTTCTATACAGACGCTGTCCCAAAACATTATGCACAGAGATCTGAACTTTTCCGGGAATATTATTCAAATTAAAGGAAACTCCATCCTTGGTAGGATTAGGAAAAGGTGCCGAAATATTATTATATGCCCATTCAGTTACTGATAAACTACCAACATTCATTGTCCAGTATCCGTCCGGAGCCACAATAGGCCGGGACATGGTTTTTCCCGAATTTGCTTCAGCAAAAATATAGTACTCAATACTTCCTGTTCCTACATTAAGCGCTGCAGTCCAACTATCTCCGCTTACCAAGGTCATAGGTACCTCGGTATACGAAGTCGTCCCCTCATCCCTCCAGAATACACTGGCCTCAGTAATACCTGAATTGTGCTTGATCATAGCATCTATACTCACTGTACTGTTCACCGCTGCCTCATCTACAGGTTGATGAACGATCCATAAGGGATCGGCAACTCCAATGGTATGGGTAATACAGTGAATTGCTCCTAATTGAGCGATTAGATTCTCTCCCGGATTATCCACATCGATCCCAACAATATTATACCCAGGCATTAATTCTTCCCAGTATGCCAAGGCAGGAGCATTTACTTCAGGGCGATAGGTGGGCACAAGAATGGACTTATTGATGAAAACGGCATTAGTAAAAGTGCGGTAATGTCCGCCCGTATCCGGATACGCCCCTCCTGCACTTGGTGGAGCCGGAATCCATTTAACCTCATAGGGAGTTCCGAACGGAGATAAAAAATTACTCAACACATAATCAATATTGGCCTCGATCTGAGGTCCGTCGGCAACCCCATCTGGATATTCACTAACCAGCAGCGTTTCTTCATCAAGGAGTTTCATGTGCATATCGATATGATGGATCACGTCATACTGAAGTTTTTCCATTTTTATATACGACTGAATTCCCATATAACTCTCCATGATCGCATCGATCTCGGCTTCGGTTTTTGCGGATACTCCATATGGATTTCCAGGTTCATTTTCTTCAAGGATCAATTCTGAAGCAAAAGCGTTTCCCAGACCATCCGACATAAAATTACCACCGGTATTTACAAGATCATTATTGCCAGTATCGGTTACATAAATGGGTAAACCTACCAATCCGGCATGGGCCAGGGGCATTACATTGTCGTTGGGACGCGGCCGATTATAGATCCAATCGGTAAGCGCTCTATCGCCAACACCGTCTGAATATATCGTATTTCCTGCATAATCCCGGATCCATATGCTGTCCCAGTCCTCATTCATAAATGTAATATTGGTGAGATCTACCCCACCGGCAGTTAAATACGAGGCTACAGAAGCCTGATTTTGAGTGGTGATCACCACCTTACATTCGTTTACACCCACAGCTACGATCTGACGTAATATATTCTGAAAAGCCGGCTCCCAGGTAACCAGTAAGTATTCCACTTCTTCCCATTCGGCCATCGTACGAACAGGCCCTGTGGGAGGTGGCGTTTTCATCGATTGCTTAAACCTAAAGTCGGCAATGAGTCCTTTTTCGGTTTCGGTAAGACCTTTTGGAAGTACGGTGCTTTCCTGACCACTTAATTGCGGTGCCGTGAATACGACAAGGAAAATCATTATAAAAGTAGCGTACAAATGCTTCATAGTACTATTTTTTTGTGGCGGTACTAATATACTTCATTTCTAAATACTCCTAAAACATTAATATCTCATGAGTTAAGATACTTCAAAAATTCTCTTCTAGGTATTTCTATGGCTCCTAGTCGTTCCAGGTGTGCAGTATGAATCTGACAGTCTATCAATTGATAGTTTTCTTCAATTAATTTTGAAACCAAAGCACAAAACCCCACCTTGGAAGCGTTACTTACCTTGCTAAACATACTCTCTCCACAAAACACTTTGTGCTGTTCCAGGTCAACACCGTACAAACCGCCTACCAGCTCACCTTGTTTCCATACTTCTACAGATCGCGCATGTCCCGCTTCATAAAGAATGTAATATTTTTCTATCATTTCAGAAGTGATCCAGGTCCCTTGCTGGCCTTTGCGATTTATTTTGGCACATTGTTCCATCACCTCCTTAAATGCTGTATTGAACGAAACCTTGAATATATTTTTGTCTATTGTTTTCTGAAGGCTTTTAGAGATTTTGAGTTCCTTCGGAAAAAGCACCATTCTGGGATCCGGAGACCACCATAAAATGGGTTCATCTTCTTCATACCAAGGAAAGATTCCCGATTCGTATGCCAAAAGCAAACGTTCTGCAGAGAGATCGCCTCCTATCGCGAGTAATCCTTCTTTGGATGCTGTTTCGGCCGGTGGAAACCAAAGTGCTTCAGTTAGATAGTACATAACCCAATCAAATTGAAGATGTTAAAAATTAAGATTGTAATTAAAAATCGAACTTTTTTTTCAATATTTAGGCTGTTAATTCGATACCCAATTATTGCATCATTGTTTATTGCGTACCGAAAAAACACCTATCCACTAGACTAACCTCGCTTCTGCGGGGTTTTTTTATATCAATTAGCCGCTTGTTACTGTATTAAAAACGCTATCCGTAACAACAGGTTCTGTCC is from Constantimarinum furrinae and encodes:
- a CDS encoding undecaprenyl-diphosphate phosphatase, which translates into the protein MDIWDAVILGIIQGFTEFLPVSSSGHLELGKAILGDTSVPEESLLFTVILHFATALSTLLVFRKDVVEIFKGLLKFSWNEETKFTVKIIISMLPAIVIGLLFEEQLEAFFGGNIAFVGAMLIVTAILLWLADRAKHTGKKVSFTNALIIGISQAIAMLPGISRSGATISTSVLLGNDKSKAARFSFLMVVPLIFGKIAKDVLGGELTVENTNIMVVGAGFVAAFICGLIACTWMIALVRKSKLSYFAVYCILIGIAAIAVSFFQ
- the truB gene encoding tRNA pseudouridine(55) synthase TruB, whose protein sequence is MTAEDYKEGQLILIDKPLEWTSFQVVNKVRWLLKKEFGLKKIKVGHAGTLDPLASGLLILCVGKFTKKIDTYQAQEKEYTGTITLGATTPSYDLETEIDETFDISQITEENILNTATLFTGEIEQQPPVFSALKKEGKRLYEFARAGEDVEIPKRKIHISTFEITDINLPDVTFRVVCSKGTYIRSLAHDFGKALNNGGHLSALRRTRIGDYTVNNAQTITSFETELRR
- a CDS encoding DNA-3-methyladenine glycosylase I, translating into MIKKRCSWCGDDPLYVAYHDEEWGVPVFDDQMLFEFLILETFQAGLSWITVLRKRENFRKAFDHFDYNKVAKYNEGKITSLLQDVGIIRNKLKVRAAVTNAQAFIKIQEEFGSFSDYIWGFIDGKPIKNTIKDMSQIPANTPLSDTLSADLKKRGFKFVGTTVVYAHMQATGMVNDHVVDCFRYHEV
- a CDS encoding tetratricopeptide repeat protein; this encodes MRTFSLLILVAFLCTSVTSFSQSEATVKTDVNKDVDVTVVYEQVVKEGYGTAYIYKELANAHYFKNNHVKAKKWFEKLFDIEKTTDETLLFRYKQTLKALKLDKSPNDYVSVSVSN
- a CDS encoding agmatine deiminase family protein, whose protein sequence is MKHLYATFIMIFLVVFTAPQLSGQESTVLPKGLTETEKGLIADFRFKQSMKTPPPTGPVRTMAEWEEVEYLLVTWEPAFQNILRQIVAVGVNECKVVITTQNQASVASYLTAGGVDLTNITFMNEDWDSIWIRDYAGNTIYSDGVGDRALTDWIYNRPRPNDNVMPLAHAGLVGLPIYVTDTGNNDLVNTGGNFMSDGLGNAFASELILEENEPGNPYGVSAKTEAEIDAIMESYMGIQSYIKMEKLQYDVIHHIDMHMKLLDEETLLVSEYPDGVADGPQIEANIDYVLSNFLSPFGTPYEVKWIPAPPSAGGAYPDTGGHYRTFTNAVFINKSILVPTYRPEVNAPALAYWEELMPGYNIVGIDVDNPGENLIAQLGAIHCITHTIGVADPLWIVHQPVDEAAVNSTVSIDAMIKHNSGITEASVFWRDEGTTSYTEVPMTLVSGDSWTAALNVGTGSIEYYIFAEANSGKTMSRPIVAPDGYWTMNVGSLSVTEWAYNNISAPFPNPTKDGVSFNLNNIPGKVQISVHNVLGQRLYRTAIANGNGTITLDLNANWKGTLFVTFEGDFGVVTKKVVRL
- the aat gene encoding leucyl/phenylalanyl-tRNA--protein transferase — protein: MYYLTEALWFPPAETASKEGLLAIGGDLSAERLLLAYESGIFPWYEEDEPILWWSPDPRMVLFPKELKISKSLQKTIDKNIFKVSFNTAFKEVMEQCAKINRKGQQGTWITSEMIEKYYILYEAGHARSVEVWKQGELVGGLYGVDLEQHKVFCGESMFSKVSNASKVGFCALVSKLIEENYQLIDCQIHTAHLERLGAIEIPRREFLKYLNS